The genomic window AATACCAACCCGGAGACTTTGTTTATTTAAAAGTCTCACCAATTAAAGGGGTCAAGCGCTTTGGAGTACAAGGAAAACTGAGTCCGCGATATATTGGTCCCTATCGGATCTTAAAAAGAAAAGGGACGGTGGCATACAAATTAGAATTGCCAGCGCACCTACAAGgggttcatgatgtatttcatgtttctcaATTACGCAAGAGCGTAAAGCCACCGTTTGAGAGAGTCTCGGAGGAAGAGTTGACCCTCCGAAAGGACCTAACTTATGAGGAGCATTCTAGTCGTATTCTGGACACTGAGGAAAAGAAACTCAGGAGTAAAACAATTAAATATTGCAAGGTGCAATGGGGAAATCATCCGGTGCGAGAAGCGACTTGGGAAAAAGAGGATGACCTTCGAGAAAAATATCCTTACCTTTTCAAGGTGCAACTTCAATTTCGAGGACGAAATTTTCTCTAAGGGGGGAGGGATGTAAAAACcgtaaaaaaataataaataattagATAACGGCAATTTCAACGGCGTTGCCCAAACATcaattaaaataataaaaacaactaCATTTTTTTTACAACAAATACCATTTAGCTTTGCAAAACAATTCTTCCCCAAAGTTTCATATATTTTACAATTAAATTCTTGTCTCATTTTCTTACATACAAAGTAAATGCCAACTAATGGCTAGCCAAGCAAATTACACTTGTCCCTAGTACAGCCCACAAGAGACACAAGTGGAGGCATGCATGCAAGCCTAACCACGCATGCATGCCAGATGTAATGCCTCTCCAAACCGACATAGCAGCTCACTCCACTATAAATAGGAGCCATCTCTTTCACTGTGGACCATTCTACCTCACACACACACTTACACTGGAGTACCACCACCACTTGCCTTTTCACCTTCTGCCACTGCTGTACTTCACTGTTGTGAAGCTCTTTGGGTTGCATGCGTTGCCACCAGGTACTAATCAAGTACCTTGTTGTGTTAGCCCTTCTTGCTTGACTTCTTGTCTATCTTCACCTCGGTTTGAATCAGTCCATGAGCATCTATTCACCTTGATCTATTTACCTTGCTGTAAAAAGAACAAAATGTTTGCGTAAACACCCAAGTTAATCAAAACTAATTAGATCAATTGCAAAAGCTTGTAAAAGTTTCTGTGAATGACATTTGTGGCTTGTACTAGATCTAACATGCCAAGAATCAAATCCTAAGTACTAGTAACTTGCTATGACATGTATGTGTGTATCCAAAACATCAATCTTCCTGTGTGTACTACTTTGTCCTAATTTTTAATCTCTGCCAACCTGTAGCATTGACTGATTTTGGTGTTTATAATCTACTCACAAGTAATTATTTTTGGAGTTTCACTGCCACGTTATTTGTGTTCCTTTGCCTGCTCGGTATACTTGGGTTCCAGGCTCGAGCACATGCTCCATGCCTCCATCTGGCATAACGCACCCCATAGCTTACACGGAGCGTGAACAGTGCCTCTTAGATTATGACGTGTGCAACGGTGGATTAGTGGGCGTACGGAGTGTCATCCGTCTCCATGAAATGTTTCACTTTTGTTTGTTTATTTATTGCCAGGAGTCAAGCTCGTGTGTCATGGTTCAATTGGTTTATGGTTATGAGAGGTTGTTGGATTGCAAAACGATAAGCAGACGTCGGCACTGTTTTGATCTACTCATAATGCCCAAATCATGAGTCTTCAACCAAAGAACATCCGTCAATCGTTGACGTCACCATCCACCTCCTCACACATATCTAGCCACCCAAAGAGAAAGACGCGACCATGCCACCTTTTGGCGCTACCACACCATCGTTGTGGCGGCATCAAATGAGAGGAGCCTCAAAGCTGCACAGCTCACCACCTCAAGTCATCAACCGTCGCTGCTCGCCACCATGAAGTCCTTCTATGGATGGACGGCCCATGCCGTAAATCCCAATTCGGGCCCGATGCCCCTACACCAGATCAGGTCGTGTCGATCCCCAAACCGCTAGTGTTTGCCCTCACCGCCACCGGCCAGCTTTATTCGGCGATGGCAAGGAGAACCTGGAAGGAAATGGGGAACGAGCCGGGGGAGCGGGCGGTACAGGACCAGAGCTACCCCTAGGAGCGACTCGAGTACATTCTAACCCCTTGGATCGTAGTAGTATCATCGGCGACCACTGGAAGCCACCAAGTATAATATCCATTCCGATAAAATTAGAACACCTAAAGATTACAACCATCATCGGGTGTTCATCTTAAATCAATGTAGACCTATATCTTAGCAGTTTTATATTGTCAGGACAAAAATCTAAGAGAATAACCCCGATAAAGGGAAGAGAAGAAAATATTTATGATTTGTTGACATGAGGTGGAAGGGAACGTGGAAGATAATAAATATAATTATGGAAAGAGTAGGATATCCACAAATGACAGTCTACGGCACTCATCATGCATAACACAAACAAATACAACACACAACAAGACATCTAATATCATGAGCTATGTATACGAGCTAAATTAAGCATTTATTATCATGATGATCCGAGCAATAGCATGATGAAacattgattttttttctattttttattttttgcgagAGGGAACCATTGAAATATACATGCAACAAACTAATAGCATGATGTGCAAAGCACGCCAGTGCCTCCTTAACAAAGAAATATTCGTTATATAGAAAGTTAAGATAAGATCGATCCTACGGCTTAATCAGTGTTTCTGATGCAATGTATGTCCAGCCATAATTGCTATAGAATCATAATTTTGCTACGTTTCTGGACATCGAGCTGGCTCATGCTCCCATGTGTATGGGCATCATCGCAGCACATGGTGTGTCCATACCTACCTACCCACCCACGGATCGGGTGATGAAGGAGAGCCACCGGACTACAAGCTAGGTGTGGACCGTCCGGCCCATCGCCTTGAAACGGGTAGCGCCCGTGGCAGCCCAGCCACCAGTCCACCACCAGCTACCATTCTCATTGTCAGATAGTGGCCCGGCGACAGCAGGCTCGTGAACCTCGTGGGTGCGCGTGGACGGCGACTTGGAAGGCAGGCAGGCAGGCCGTGGTCTGGCCAGACAGCCAGTCTCACCGTCGGCAGTGCCGTCAGCGGGAATGCAGGCCTCTTATTGACGGTACAGTCTCGCAAGGGGTAGCTGTGGGAGTGAGTGAGCAATGCAAGAAACCAATCTGGAAAGAGCCAAGCCAATCCTCTATTTAGCCGGCCGGAGCGTCGACGCCAAGAGGGCACACCCACACAGCACGCGCATATACGAGCTAGGCCAGCTATAGCCCATAGCTCCATAGCCTCTCTCTTGTCCTAATTAACTAGCTACCAAACCTCACGAGCATCATGGCCGGCGGGGAGGAGCATGGCGCGTCGTGCGGGCTGGAGAGCATCCTGACGGACACGTCGGCACCGCTGGCGAGGCGCGCGTGGTTGGCGGGGGCGGTCGAGCTCCGGCTGCTGGCGCGGCTGGCGGCGCCGGCGGTGGTGGTGTACATGATCAATTTCGTCATGTCCATGTCGACGCAGATCCTGTGCGGCCACCTGGGGACCCtggagctcgccgccgcctcgctcggcAACACGGGCGTCCAGACCTTCGCCTATGGCCTCATGGTAAGTACGGGCTGGCACTCCTCCCCTCTCACGTACCTCTAGCCCACCGTTGGTTTTAGATAGGCGCGCGCAATGCTTGGATCGAAATCGATGTTTGGTCAGGAGCAGTGTCTGTGATTCTCTGGCCAGCGTGCTTGGATCCCATGGCCATGCTCGATCGTTGAGAGTTGAGAGCAGCACACACATGCTCCATGGTCGGGTGGATCGCCGATAGTGTTGACGGAGCACATGCCGCCACGGGCGTGGATGTCCCGCCCACCGCAGCTTAGATTAGACCAAGTACTACGTACGGTTTCCTGTTACAGTAAGTACGTACTACTAGATTAGATTCTGATAATCCTGGAGCAGATCAGCTTATGACGTGGTGTGCCTGTTAGTAGGGGTGAGCAGGACTTGTAGTTCGTGGTGGCGTTCGCGAGAGGACTATTCATGGCATGGCACATGGCAGGCCCATTTGGCACAAGCCAGTCATTCATGGCGACTTGGGTACTGCCTCTTCGCTTTCTTGCTGGGCCGTCTCGGCGCCGTGCACGTGGTACGCGGTGAACATGGTCGGAAGGCCACCTGCTTCCAGCTCCACCCACGCTGCACCCAAAAGGTGGTTGGAAAGAGGCATGGAGAGAGGCACTATCGGTCGGGACATGCACAGTGACCACGTTAAACAAATGTAGTGTCTCTGGGTCCTGCCCGCGTGAGTGAGTTAGATGGATGGATTGGACTCTTAACAGTCGCTAGATAGCAGGCTTATCTTCAGTTTAATTTAATCAGTTTTCTGGCGAAAGACGTGGCGTGGCCTGTCCCATGAGTTTTGGACTCCTGTCTTTATAAGTTTTCCTGGGATTCCAATATAGACCAcgtatgaagcaaaatgagtgaatatatactCTAAACTATATATCTACACATTCGAGTttatattgaaatctttaaaaaaacTTATGTTTAGGGTCGGAGATAGTAGTTTTACACTATTGTACTACCTCTGTCTCAGAATATAAGAGCGtgtgtagtgttaaaaacgctcttatattatgggacgaaggaagTCTCTTATATTATGGAACCGAGGGAGTAGCATTTATATATTCTCCTCTCTCAATCAGTGGATAGCTTCCACGGCTGTGTGATGGCTATAGCCTACCCACTGCAGACACGGAGCGTGACAGTGATATTTCCTATTACTTCTGTTCAGGCAACGAAAGTTAATTTCGAATGAACAAGAGTACGTACAGTGATCGAAACGTTCTTATAATTTTTACAAAGagagtactcccttcatttttatttactctgcatattagctttggtcaaagtcaatcttttaaactttgacaaagtatgtagacaaaatattaacatatacaaacAAATCaacaccattagattcattattgaatacacTTCCACACTATATAGATTTATTATGTTAATTTCTAttcttttctataaacttggtcaaactttagaaaATTTGATTTCAGTCAacactaatatgcggagtaaataaaaatgaaggAAGTACCACAGTAGATTAGATTAGATTGTTCGTGACAGATATAGTTGGAAACGCCTATTTTTGGACAAGGAGGTCATACATGGCTTATTTTCCATGCATGGTCCAAAGCGACATGCCACCTCCCACACTCTTGTTTCATCTAGATCCACACACATGCCACGCCTCTCTCTCTCTNNNNNNNNNNNNNNNNNNNNNNNNNNNNNNNNNNNNNNNNNNNNNNNNNNNNNNNNNNNNNNNNNNNNNNNNNNNNNNNNNNNNNNNNNNNNNNNNNNNNNNNNNNNNNNNNNNNNNNNNNNNNNNNNNNNNNNNNNNNNNNNNNNNNNNNNNNNNNNNNNNNNNNNNNNNNNNNNNNNNNNNNNNNNNNNNNNNNNNNNNNNNNNNNNNNNNNNNNNNNNNNNNNNNNNNNNNNNNNNNNNNNNNNNNNNNNNNNNNNNNNNNNNNNNNNNNNNNNNNNNNNNNNNNNNNNNNNNNNNNNNNNNNNNNNNNNNNNNNNNNNNNNNNNNNNNNNNNNNNNNNNNNNNNNNNNNNNNNNNNNNNNNNNNNNNNNNNNNNNNNNNNNNNNNNNNNNNNNNNNNNNNNNNNNNNNNNNNNNNNNNNNNNNNNNNCTTGGCTTCTTCCCTTGTCAATCACATGCCACATGGTGCATAATTTGCACACTTTCATCTACCTAGATCCACAAGATCTAGATCATCCCCTCTCTCTTCCCTTCCATTCTGGTCTCTACCCTTCTTGGGTGTCTTCAAGTGCTTGGACCGTTCCCATTATGGACTATGGTCCCTCAAAAGGGCATGGAAGAGATAGATAACGTTGTGACCACGTCAATAAGTGCAGTGTCTCTGCTTAAGTCAAGGCATCCACTATTTTTAACATGTCACCACGGCTTACAAATTTCAATAATTAAGGTAACCTTCACCGAAAAAAAATTACATGACCTGTCCCATCAGTCTTGGTTTGGACTGTTGTCTTCGCGTTTATATATTCTTCTCTCTCAATCAACCAATAATTGATGCTAGCATCCGATCGACAAGAGCCAAGCTCGTTTGTTTATGGGTGAGAGGTGCTAGTAATTTGTTTATGGGTTAGAGGTTGATGGATTGGTACCTATACGTCGCCCTACTTAGTCATACCAATTGGAATGTCATTTGGAATGTTTGTCTTCTAATGTTTAACTCTAAATGCTGTTTCGACCCCACTTAGTCATTCCAATCATGGTGGTGTAGCTGTCAGCTCTCCAAGGACGCTGCACATAAATGAAAAATCTGGACTCGCTGACCAGATGCATCCACTCAGTAATGATGCAATACACGCATTATAATTCAGCGTCCATGTATTCTCAGTGTGCTTCTTGAGATAGATAAGTTGCCTTGGCTGTTGTTTTTAGTTGGTCAAcagtttatcttctctctttaatTTGCCTCCCAAAAAAAATCCTGCAAACAATGAACCAATTGAACCTCTTTCCTTGTTCCATGCAAAAGCGTTTTGCAAGTTAGTATCCAGAGGGATGAAGCTCAATGAAATTAACTCCCACTGAAGATGAAAGAGGAACAAATTATGGCTGTAGGCCTGTAGTGCTACAACACAGTGCACGTGGGGTATATCGTTGTGAGAAAACATACTACTAGCTGCTATACCAGCAGTTTTGCCTTTCCTCATCGCGTTTCCAAGGACTCCTAATTTTCACCCAGATCTAAGCTATAAGTTAGCTACGTAGAATGCAATTTCTGTCAGTCCTAACTATTTAGCCGGAGCGTCAACGCCAAGAGggaacacaacacacacacatatacgAGCTATAGCTATTAGGCCATAGCTCCGTAGTTTCTCTCTTGTCCTAGCTACCTACCAAACCTCACGAGCATCATGGCCGGCGGGGAGGAGCATGAGCATGAGCACGCCGCGTCGTGCCGGCTGGAGAGCATCCTGACGGACACGTCGGCGCCGCTGGCGACGCGCGCGTGGTTGGCGGGGGCGGTCGAGCTCCGGCTGCTGGCGCGGCTGGCGACGCCGGCGGTGGTGGTGTACATGATCAACTTCGTCATGTCCATGTCCACGCAGATCCTGTGCGGCCACCTGGGGACCCtggagctcgccgccgcctcgctcggcAACACCGGCGTCCAGACCATGGCCTACGGCCTCATGGTACGCAGTCGCACACACTACGTTTGTTCAGCCGAGGAGTAGGCCTGATGGTACCCTTCCGGCCTCTCATCTCGACGTCGGAGCAATGAAATGTTTGTTCAGCCGACGAGTAGTGTTTGTGTTTCTCTTCCCGGCCGGCGTACTTGGATACCATGCTCATTGAGAGCTGAGAGCACATGCTTGGGTTGATCAAAATGTTAGGCGGCCCCTGCTGGCCACAGCTTGGACCAACTACTGTTACTAGAttactactccctttgtcccataatataagagtgtagtgtcaaaaacgctcttatattatgggacggagggagtagattctaATAACCCTGTAGCTGGGGTAGATAAGATTAGGCCAAGTGCTGTTTCCTGTTACAGTAAGTACTAGATTAGAATATTGCAACCCTGGAGTGGATTAGCCTATGACGTCGTGTGCTTATTAGAAGAGGTGGATTGGATTAGTGggtgtactactagtactactagattGGATTAGTTGGAGAGCATCACTAGTTACACTACTAGATGCACGGAGTGGCCTTCGCATGGCACATGGCAGGCCCATATGGCACAAGCCAGTCATTCATGGCGACTTGGTACTGCCTCCGTCGCCCCGTCCTCTCCTGCCTCTTCACTTTCCTGCTCGGCCGTCTCTGCACCGTCCACGTAGGGGTGAATATGGTCGTCTTCGAGCTCCATTCTATTCGCTCCGTCTTAAAATAAATGACTCAATTTCgtactaaaactaatataaaattaACTCacttattttgaaatggagggagtaggagCTCTGAAGGTGGTTGGTAAGAGTCACGGAGAGAGGTAATGTCGGGATATGCACAGTGACAGCATTAAATAAATGCAGGTGTCTCTGTGTCCCACCTGCCTAAAAGTCGCTTGATAACAGCCTTACCTTCAGTTTAACTTAATCAGTTTGTGGCAAAAGACGTGGCCTGTCCCATCAGTTTTGgactcttctccctctctctctcctaccagcaaagaaaataaaagaaattttTGTACTGTTGTGGCATTTATATATTCTCCTTTCTCGATCAATGGATAGCATACACGGCTAGGGAGGTGATGGCAACAGCCCACCCACTGCTTAGACGGAGCGTGACACCCATATTTTCTACGTACTACCACTGGTAGATTAGACTAGATTGCGGGGGACAGGTCTATGGTTGGCAACGCCTATTTGGCATGCACAACTAGGGTGAgtcatacatactccctccgtatcaTAATATATTCGTTTTAGCAGTTTAATTTAAGCTGCTAAAATGACATATATTATGGTACATATGACGTACATGGCGTGTTCTCCATGCATGGTCGTAAGCGAGATGCCACCTCCCACTCCGAAAGAACCTTTCTACACCCAcgagcaaatgctcctggtgtgaacagtaaaataaacaaaatcaaaaaaattaaaaaatcctGAAATCTTTTTGTGACATACTTTcacaaatgtttgttgtgcatgtAAAAATTCATGACGAAATCACATTGGTAGAAGTCGTGCCAAAAAACAAAATCAGAAACTGCAAAATGCTTTTGTAAGTAGTAACATATTCagagcatcaattttgtttttttacCACGCCTTCTACCAATGTGATTTtgcgatgaaattttgcatgcacaacaagcACTTGTGAAAGTATGCCACAAAAAATATCAGAATTTTTTCTATTGTTTTTGAATATTTTTGAtgttactgttcacaccaggagcatttgctcctggtCCGTCCAACTCTCTCTTCTTTCATCTAGATCCACACACATGATCTTCTTTCCTGGCTTCTTCCCTTGTCAATCACATGCCACATGGTGTTTAGTTTGTACACTTCCATCTAGACCTGCCCACAAGATTTAGATCTTCCCCTTTCTCTTCCCTTCCATTGTGGTCTCTACCCTTTCAGGCGTCTTCAAGTGCTTGGACCGTTCCAATTATCGACTATATGGTCCTGAAAAAGATAACGTTGTGCCCACATCAATAAGTGCAGTGTGACTCCTTAAGTCAAGGCGGTACGTACTACACTAttctctctgtttttatttacttcacATATTAGGTTTGTATAAAGTCAGAATTTATATACTTTCAACAAGTTTGTACAAAAACATATTAACATACACACCACCAAATATGTATCATTGGATTCATCATTGCATATATTTTTATATCATATAAATTTGTTACTGTGAATGTTCATATTGTTTTCTACAAACTAGatcaaactttataaaatttgacttCAGCCAAACCTAATATCAGAGTAAATAAAAATTGAGTGAATATTTTTAACATGTCATCACGGCTTACAGATTTTAATAATTAAGGTAACTTCCACCGAAACAAATTACCAATTTCTGTGCAGAACACACCAGGGGTGATTATGTTATTATTTTTCTTCATGATGGTGTACTGCCAATTTCTAAGCGGGGCATGGCCAAATGACGTGACCTGCCCCATCAGTCTCGGATTGGACTGTTGTCGTCGCGTTTATATATTCTCCTCTCTCAATCAACTAATCAATCAATCGATAGCGTCCGACAAGAGCTAAGCTCATTTGTTTATGGGCCAGAGGTTGATGGATTGGTATGGCTCGTCGGCACCTATACCTCGCCCTACTTAAGAAAAGTCCCATGTCATATCGAATGTTTGCCCTCTAATCTTAACTTAACTCTAAATGCTGTTTCGACCCCACTTGGTAATCATGGTGGTGTAGCTGTCTGCTCTACAAGGACGCTGCACATAAATGAAAATCCGGACTCAGCGACTAGATGCACCTACCCAGCAATGATGCAATACACGTATTATAATTCGGAGTCCTTGGTTCTCAATGTGCTTCTTGAGATTAATAAGTTGCCTTAGCTGTTATTTTTAGTTGGTCAACAGTTTATCTTCTCTGTTTAATTTCCAAAAAAAGAAAATCTAGCAAACAACGAACCAATTGAACCGCTTTCCTTGTTTATTGAAAACATAAGTAGATGTTGTTTCTAAGAAACATGCATAACCATTTTGTaagtaattagtactccctccgtccgaaaatacttgtcggaggaatggatgtatctagacgtattttagttctagatacatccttttttatgcatttcttcgacaagtatttccggacggagggagtatgtaagaAGAAAAAAAGTGGATGACAATGGAGGGAGCAGTATGAAACTCATGATGATGAATTTGATCAAGAGAAATGAAGCTCCATGAAATTAACACCAACTGAACATGAAAGAGGAACAAAATTAAGGCTGTAGTGCTACAACACAGTGCACTTTGCTAGATCATTGTGAGAAATAATACTAGTTGCTACCAGTTTTGCCTTTCCTCATTGTGTTTCCACGGGCTCCTAATTTTAACCCAGATTTAAGCTATAAGTTAGCTAGAAGGCAATCTGTGACAGCCCTAACAATTAAGACATTACGTTTTTGTTTTTGCAGCTGGGCATGGGAAGTGCAGTGGAGACCCTCTGCGGGCAGGCCTACGGTGCCCACAAGTACGACATGCTCGGAATCTACCTACAGCGCTCCGTCATTCTGTTGGGCTTAACCGGCATACCACTTGCTGTGATGTACGCTTTCTCGGAGCCACTCCTCTTGTTGATGGGACAGTCACCCGAGATAGCCCGTGCCGCATCGATCTTCGTGTACGGCCTGATTCCTCAGATCTTCGCGTACGCCGTCAACTTCCCCATTCAGAAGTTTCTGCAAGCCCAGAGCATCGTCCTGCCGAGTGCTTACATCTCAACGGCAACACTCATTCTACATGTGATGCTGAGCTGGGTGCTAATGTACAAGGTTGGCCTTGGGCTGCTCGGTGCCTCGCTGGTGCTGAGTGTGAGCTGGTGGATTATCGTCGGAGTGCAATTTGTGTACATTGTCGTGAGCCCGACGTGCCGACACACATGGACGGGATTCAGTTGGCAGGCCTTCTCCGGTTTGCCGAGCTTCTTCAAACTCTCCGCCGCATCTGCTGTGATGCTATGCCTTGAAGCATGGTACTTTCAGGTGCTTGTGCTCATTGCTGGATTGCTCCCCAACCCTGAGATTGCCCTGGATTCCCTCTCTGTATGGTGAGTATCATTGGACTTTGAGTCTTGCTATTATTCCTAGTAATAAGTCTGCAGAGTTGGTGCTAATTAACTTGTGATGCATGTGGGGGGGCTAATTAACTTTGTGATGCATGTGTGCAGTATGACGATTTATGGTTGGGTGTTCATGATCTCCGTTGGGTTCAATGCTGCTGCAAGGTTCGCAAGTCTATACTCAAAGGCATTGATAAACATTAGCATTGGTTACTAACAACTAGTTAAGTACTCTATCTAACTAATTGATACGTTTTCACTTCAGTGTAAGAGTGAGCAATGAGCTTGGTGCCGGCAACCCCAAGTCTGCATTTTTCTCTGTGTGGGTCGTGACCGGGCTCTCTGCAACAATCTCAACCATCCTTGCTGTTGTGATCCTCTGCCTCCGCAACCACATCAGCTACTTGTTCACAAATGGTGAAGCAGTTTCGGATGCGGTAGCAGATCTCAGCCCATTGCTCGCCATCACGCTCGTTCTCGGTGGCATCCAACCTGTACTGACAGGTACTTTTAGAAACATTCTGCATGACGAAATGTGTTATCTTCATTCTTGTAAGGTCCATTAGTACAACTTTCCAGAGAATGTTCATGGCAGGTGCATTATTCAAACAGCAGGAGCTGGTTATATCCTTGGCCCATCTATGTTTTGTTTAACGTTACAATTCCTATGATTTAgatttttttatttaatatatattttttgatcaTAGTCACTGAATTCTAACGTGCCAGTGTTAAGAGATGACCCACACCTCTATCTTAAATGACTGTAGACTCTTTCATATGTGCATCAGTACGAATCTACATCTATTTTTATTGGATATTTTTGGGGCAACTGCGTAATATGTATTAAAAATAGCTCCAACTTATTTAAAGCGTGAAGTTCTCTCCTAAGTTCCAGGCTTGTCATTTATAGTTTAATGTTGGCAAGTGAATTGAAACCTGCGGCCATGCGCAAACTATTATGCCAACCCTGTTATTTTAGGGCTATAGTAGGTTTCCGCACCGTGATTTGATTAGTTTAGTATCAAAGTACAAGAAAAGAATAGGGTAATACAAGGTGTAGGCCCTTAGGAAAAAAAAGTGAAGGTACGAATGAGGGAAATAAGTCTACTATTTTTTGTGATGCATATTTTCTCTCTTGAGATACCTCATATTCATGGTGATTGAAGTTTACTGACGTGCATGGAAACATCAGGTGTTGCTGTTGGATGTGGATGGCAACAATTTGTTGCTTACGTGAACGTCGGCTCTTACTACATTGTAGGCGTTCCACTTGGTGTTGTTCTCGGTTTTTTCTTCAATCTTGGCGCAAAGGTGATGGATCTGTCTAAAATTTTCATATACATTCCAtgatgacgaagtcttcaattctGTGTTCTAACTTGTGCTGATGGAATCACATGCCTGCTTGCAGGGTATTTGGGGTGGCTTGATTGGGGGAACGGCCCTGCAGACGACCATTCTGCTGTGGGTCACCATCAGGACTGACTGGACCAAAGAGGTATACCTTATTACTTTTTTTGCGGGATAAGGTATACCTATATACCTTATTACTACAAGCGCAGAAAGTTGAATTTACATTTTTGTTATTTTAAATGAAATTTTAAATGATGAATACTAAATTAACTCCCTGATGTCCAAGGATACAGTCCATCTTTCGCTGTCGCCATAGATGTTGTCATGAATGTAACATACAGACATGTTGCTTGCTCATCGCCGTTCCTTCCATCACATAATTTATAATCTTCTTGAGGGTGTATGCTTGATGCAAACTGATCAAATATATGTGTTGAAAAAAATTATACACTAATTAACCCGTAGTGGTTTATTATGTACATTCTTCAGGTAGAGGAGGCACAGAAAAGGTTGAACAAGTGGGACGAGAAGAAACAGCCTCTCCTTGCAGGGTTCAACGATAATGACAAATAAGTGGACCAGTCTAGATGTGTGTTTCACTTGAACGATGCAGAAGTGTGCTGGCTATGAGACTCACAGTCTTCGTGGGCGTGAGTGGCTGAATTCAGGTCTCTTGATTCTCGTGTAGATTATCAAAGAGTTTATGTCTCAATTTTTGGTGGACAAGCCAGTGATGGGCTTGCTAGTATATATACGGTAGGCTTGGTTAGCATGTTACATCTTTGTTTTGTCCAATTGTCTATAAGTTATGTGTTTCTCCTTCTTCCTTGGGAGACCATTATTTGGCGTCTTTGTGATTAGCTTTGGCATGATGCAGAAGCGGGTAATGAAAATGGTGTGAAGTTTTGGACAGGA from Triticum aestivum cultivar Chinese Spring chromosome 3B, IWGSC CS RefSeq v2.1, whole genome shotgun sequence includes these protein-coding regions:
- the LOC123072605 gene encoding protein DETOXIFICATION 40 (The sequence of the model RefSeq protein was modified relative to this genomic sequence to represent the inferred CDS: added 222 bases not found in genome assembly) translates to MAGGDEQEQEHGAASCRLESILTDTSAPLAERAWAAGAVELRLLSRLAAPAVVVYMINYVMSMSTQIFSGRLGNLELAAASLGNTGVQTMAYGLMLGMGSAVETLCGQAYGAHKYDMLGIYLQRSVILLGLTGIPLAVMYAFSEPLLLLMGQSPEIARAASIFVYGLIPQIFAYAVNFPIQKFLQAQSIVLPSAYISTATLILHVMLSWVLMYKVGLGLLGASLVLSVSWWIIVGVQFVYIVVSPTCRHTWTGFSWQAFSGLPSFFKLSAASAVMLCLEAWYFQVLVLIAGLLPNPEIALDSLSVCMTIYGWVFMISVGFNAAASVRVSNELGAGNPKSAFFSVWVVTGLSATISTILAVVILCLRNHISYLFTNGEAVSDAVADLSPLLAITLVLGGIQPVLTGVAVGCGWQQFVAYVNVGSYYIVGVPLGVVLGFFFNLGAKGIWGGLIGGTALQTTILLWVTIRTDWTKEVEEAQKRLNKWDEKKQPLLAGFNDNDK